ATTTGGCCGCTCCCCCTCCGGGTCCACCCGCAGGACTTCCTTTCTTGGCTGAGATCAATGCGCGAAGGTCGGATCTGGGCTCTGTCGACGGGACAACGGCGTCTGCTGGCCCTTCAATACCATCCGCTGCTCCTGTGCCGCCAAAACCTACAGCGCTTGCACCTCAAGCACCGCCTCTACCAAGCCAGGCACCACCCCTACCAAGTCAAGCGCCACCCCTACCAAGTCAAGCACCACCTCTGCCATCGCAGGCGCCTCCATTGCCCTCTCAGTCGCAACCAAAGCGAGCAACAGCAGCGGCTCCACCTGCACCACCATTGCCTTCTCAGTCGCCACTAAAGGCAAAATCTGCGCCGGCTCCGCCAGCGCCGCCAATGTCCTCTCAATCGACCCCAGAGATGAGAACAACAGCGCCGCCGCCAGCGCCACCTGCCCCCCCAGCACCACCGGCATCCCAAATTTTTAGCACCAGTACGACTCCCTCCTCCACAGCAGCACGGGATAGCAAACAGGCAGCTCCTACACTGGGCGGCCCACTGCCTTTCCTTAGCGAAATACAAAAGAAGCGAGACGACCGCTATGTGGTGGGTGATGGTACTGGTTATTCAACTAAGCAAGAGCAGCCGGATGCCATGGCTTCTGCTCCGGCACCTTCGATGCATAGAGTTGATGACGGACGCGGCAAGTCAGGAGGTCCGATGTCTTTGATGGGTGAGATTGAGTCGAAATTGAAGCCTCGCAAAGCCAGTCAAAGTGTCTCTGACTCTCGAGTGACATCAGTTCCCAGTCCTGCTCCCCCTTTACCAACAGCTGCTCCCCCTCTACCAACAGCTGCTCCCCCTCTACCAACCGCTGCTCCTCCTTTACCCGCCGCCATCCCTCCACAGCGGTTATCGTCTGATATCGATCACTCGCGCTCGAATATCGCTCAAGAAGGCtcatttcttgatgagATACAATCATCGTTCAAGCAACATCATATCCAGCCTTCACCGGGAGCAACAAATGCTGGCCACCCTGAGAGCGAATTTTCCATTCCATCGTCGCCGCCAATGTCACCGCCAATTTCAGCCCCACCGCTGCCATCCGCTGTTCCAAAGGCCCCGCCACCGCCTTCGAATGATTTCACTCCCCCACAACTTGTAACAGGCCCTCCCAACATTGCACCTCCCCCTCGATCAGTACCGGCTACTAGACAACAGGAAAGTGAGTCTATTTCTGGGGCCTCTCCAGCTATAACGAAGGCACCACTTCGGCCTCCAAGCAAGGAGCAAACTGGTAACATTAAACAGCGGCTGTTTTCATCAGGCGAATCCTCTGCTAGAGGAACTATAAATGAGCGCACAAATGTTCCCAATATTGAGGTCAGCCAGCTCACGATCAATGGATCTGATAGCACCTCTGGCGTCAAACTAAACAGCGGTAAAGTAGTCATCGATGATTCGAGGTTCAAATGGGCTAATGCTTCACAAATACCCAGACCTAGGCCATATCAAAACAGAACCAAGCTGTACCCTAGTGGAAAGGGCAGTAGTGTTCCACTAGATCTTTCCTTATTTACATAAGTCATCTTATTGGATTCTATCAATGCCAAAATTTAGATTTTTATATACAGATTGCAAGAGTTCAGTCGTTAAATGCTAGTTTTCATCCCAACCATCTTTCCATCTCTTGGCCCAGAAATTACAATCAAATTTCTCCTTCCCAAGCTTTTCATTAACCGCATTGTGAGCTTCACACATCCATCTCCCAAGATCTTCCCTTGAATCTACCTTTGGAGCATTCTGttcgataaacttctcAAAATCTCTTGCGCACCATGAGCATGGATATATATGGGAGAAGATCGTCAGAAATTGCTTCATCTCGGCTTTTTTCTGCTCACTGGGTTTCGAAGGATATGTTGCTGTGATGCTATGCAGCAGATTCCACGATGAATTGCCTAGTTCTACCACATCTGGCGGTTCAACTTTAGCGTAGCTTTTGGAACCGGGTATCAACTCCTGTGCCGGAATGGTACGAGACTCCCGTCCAGCCCTCTCAGGCAGAGCTGCCCTACTCGTAATTCTACCGGTGGCAAATTTGAAATCTAGCAGGGTATTGCAAGAACGGCATCTGTCAAATAAACGTTAGTAGTCGCTCCAAAGCTATGTCGTAGTTGATTTGAAACCTGGCACTTACGGTTTGCCATCCTCATCATATATAATTTTTCGACCAGTATGACCTTCTGTAGGCATCTTATCGGTCATTCTGGGAGTTACCGAATGGTCTTGAAGTGTTATATTGCTGAATAACAGATGCGCGCCCGCGTTTAGTCATCTTATATATATGGATACTTCTCACGAATTATCTGCTTATTTACACACTTTCAATTTCAGAAATCAGTGAGCAGCATACTAATCCAACGACATGGATTGGAGCGGTTGCTGCGCATCCAGTTTTAGCAATCCGTTGAAGTCCGACGTTCTAAGAGGCCTCATCTGTACAGGAAAATCTTGAGGATTTTTTTCGCTATTTTGGCTCATGTACTCTCTCTTGAGCTTGATGTACTCCTTTGCAGCATTCAGTGCTGCCTCTCTGCAGATCTCTTTCAGATCCGAGCCTGATAGACCATTAGTGTGAGCAGCAATGGTCTCTATGCTGAAAAGCCCATCGTCCGTCTTGGTATCTTTCAACAACACCTTTAGAATCTTAAGGCGCTCGTCTCTCCCCGGTAGGGGGATAAGAAACCTCTTTGGAAGCCTCCGCAGAAATGCCCCGTCGATATCGTTTATGCGATTTGTGGCCCCGACGATCATCACACGGCCACTGGTTAACAGTCCATCCCACAGAGTCATGAATTCTGCCTTGAGCATAGCGGTCACTTCATGATCACTTGAAGCACGCTCTCTCAGAAAGGAGTCTATCTCATCGATGAATATCATGCAAGGCTGAATCTTCCTCGCCAGGGAAAACATAGcatcgatgattttgttCGACTCACCATACCATTTATCCATTACCGAGGACATTCTTATCGATATGAAATTGGCACCACTCTCGTTTGCTAAAGCTTTGGCAAGCATGGTTTTACCACATCCTGGCGGACCATACAGTAGCACGCCGCTCGGAGCCTGCAGTAAAGGATTGTTTTCGTACACTTCAGGCATCATCAGCGGATACACTACGCTTTCATGCAAATCAGCAATGATAGAATCCAGCCCACCGATGTCCTTAAAGGTCACTGCCAGTTCGTCTGCGGTAACCACAGAGGAAAGCACGCTTTTTTCATAGGTACTCAACTCCACCTTAGCCAGTTCTGGATTCTTGTCAATCAGCTTCTGCCATTGTGATAATTGTCTGCTCTTGGATTCCTTTGATCTACCAGACATGGGCCCTGCTTCTACATCGTTAAGCAGCCTGTTCACCAAATAGTATAGCGATATACCTGTTCCAATAAGCACAGAAAGGTCGGCAATCGTCTTTAAATCAAATTTCCGCGACATGATGGCCTATCCAAGCACCTCTAAggtttatcttcttcgctctcTTGCAGTCTTTGACAAGTAAGCTACATTATTTTAAAAAATGGCCTCTGCTTGCAAACttgatgcgatgagatgaacTTAGGTATCGGCAAAATACCAGGAAGATCGTTTGTTCAAGGCCAAATTGGAAGTATTTAAAGCATTGGGATGTCAAATAAGCACGGTATAAGACTTCCGGGATCATTGTTGGATGAACTGAAGGCTCACGATTATGAGAATGACGAGAGGTTCAGACCGACTGGTAAGACCAAAGGCAAGAGGCGTGTTGGTCCCCAGCTGAGCAGGAAAGAAAGGAGAAAACGACAGCGACTGGATAAGAAACATTCCAAGACTGATAGAAGGTTGGAGGCGGGAGGTAAATTTGCATCGAAAATACTTTCAGCGAAGCGTAAAGTTGAAGCAGCTCCCGAGAACCGCAATGATCTTCCGTTTTCCTCAGACGATGAACTCACCTCAGGCAATTTTGATGactttgatgatgaggatCTGGATGGAGAACAGCTgcgagaacaagaaaacGAAAGCCATGCCGATAGCGATGAAGTGGGGCTTGATGAGAAGGCAGAGGGACGGGATCAGGATACacctgatgaagaagaggatgcGCATGAAATGTCAGTGGAAGAAACGATGGCTGCACTaaaagctttgaaagagaagaagggaAAGCAGAAGGAGACAGGAaaattgacgaagagcgaaagaaagaagaagaaggagtatgagaaagagattgacTTTCCTTTGGCTCCTTCTGACCGGGCTGCCGCTGAAAAAGACGAAATGGACATGCAATATtatgccaagaagcttgggTTAAAAGGCAAGAATAAGAGAATTCGCGCAAAAGATGAGTTCGACGCGGTCGGCGGACTGTTGGAAGGCTTGGACTTTTTCGAGAAGTACGGtgatgaagacgaggaGTATGGCGATCTTGCCGAGGACGAGGGCAGCTCCGGTGACTCCCAAGGTGAAGAGTCAGATGAACAGCCCATGGCGGGTCTTCCATCTTCAGACGACGAAATTTCGTCAGGAGActttgatgagttcgaCGAGGATGATCTCGACGAGGAAGAATGGCAGCAACTGCGGGAGCTTGAGGGTGAGAATGCTAGCGATGGAGATGAAGGCGGCAAACCCACAGGAAAGACGAAAAAGAAGCCTAACCCATTAGTTGCCCCCATCGCTTCTGGCACTGAGACCTATGTACCTCCATCTCtaaggaagaagcagttggaAAACAACCAGGAGTCCTCTGTTCAATCAGAAGTAAGAAAAAACGTCAAATCTTCATTGAATAAGCTGTCTGACTCGAATATTACTATTATAGTCGGATCGTTGAACGACTTGTTCGACAAATATGCCCGTCAGCTTGTTACAGAGGCGATTGTTGAACAGGTAATTGATATTGTAGCGCAAAGACATAAGCTGCTTGACAGCTTAATTATGAATTACTCAGCTGTCCTGTATTCCCTATGGAAGCTGAGAGGTATTGATATTGGAGCTTCATTCATACAGTTGAGTGTTGAGTCCTTTCTAGGTTACTACGAGTCGCAGAACCGCACATTGGAACACGAAAAATCGGGCAACTTAGAAGAAGCACCGCTGCTGCTCTCCAAAGAACCCGTTAATCTTTTAACTTTAATTGCATACTGCTACAATTTTGGCCTTACCTCTAGCAAGTTAATTTATGACCTGATCCGCCTATTTGTTGACCGACCAAATGAGTTGACAACGGAGCTGCTATTAAAGTTAATCTCGGTATCTGGTTCATTGATT
The nucleotide sequence above comes from Torulaspora globosa chromosome 6, complete sequence. Encoded proteins:
- the MSP1 gene encoding protein-degrading AAA family ATPase MSP1 (ancestral locus Anc_4.166) translates to MSRKFDLKTIADLSVLIGTGISLYYLVNRLLNDVEAGPMSGRSKESKSRQLSQWQKLIDKNPELAKVELSTYEKSVLSSVVTADELAVTFKDIGGLDSIIADLHESVVYPLMMPEVYENNPLLQAPSGVLLYGPPGCGKTMLAKALANESGANFISIRMSSVMDKWYGESNKIIDAMFSLARKIQPCMIFIDEIDSFLRERASSDHEVTAMLKAEFMTLWDGLLTSGRVMIVGATNRINDIDGAFLRRLPKRFLIPLPGRDERLKILKVLLKDTKTDDGLFSIETIAAHTNGLSGSDLKEICREAALNAAKEYIKLKREYMSQNSEKNPQDFPVQMRPLRTSDFNGLLKLDAQQPLQSMSLD
- the ERV1 gene encoding flavin-linked sulfhydryl oxidase (ancestral locus Anc_4.167), producing MPTEGHTGRKIIYDEDGKPCRSCNTLLDFKFATGRITSRAALPERAGRESRTIPAQELIPGSKSYAKVEPPDVVELGNSSWNLLHSITATYPSKPSEQKKAEMKQFLTIFSHIYPCSWCARDFEKFIEQNAPKVDSREDLGRWMCEAHNAVNEKLGKEKFDCNFWAKRWKDGWDEN
- the VRP1 gene encoding Vrp1p (ancestral locus Anc_4.168) gives rise to the protein MLLDCRLDRISLQQPTRRNKRHITIKYSAYIGLNLVVLYVCYRGLTSRLRAYIKLELTTSNTEYRAHPAFIEMAGPPAPPPPPPPAPSGFGSSGATAPRPAASVMQGRDALLGDIRKGTRLKKAETNDRSAPLVGGGGVVGSGSKSSSANGPSLPSAVGSAPPAPGLGAPQLGDILAGGIPTLRKVSRGQESQTVNSSSAPPVPGMPPAIPTGKVPPLPSNRMPSMPTAPSSVAPPVPSANVPNIPVTPAPSVPSARPKRRSHQKQSSISSLSSTVQVSSPPIPATGAPPPPKLPSSAPPVPGVPSSQPPPAPPAFLAAPAAPVEASNLKGFETGNLAAPPPGPPAGLPFLAEINARRSDLGSVDGTTASAGPSIPSAAPVPPKPTALAPQAPPLPSQAPPLPSQAPPLPSQAPPLPSQAPPLPSQSQPKRATAAAPPAPPLPSQSPLKAKSAPAPPAPPMSSQSTPEMRTTAPPPAPPAPPAPPASQIFSTSTTPSSTAARDSKQAAPTLGGPLPFLSEIQKKRDDRYVVGDGTGYSTKQEQPDAMASAPAPSMHRVDDGRGKSGGPMSLMGEIESKLKPRKASQSVSDSRVTSVPSPAPPLPTAAPPLPTAAPPLPTAAPPLPAAIPPQRLSSDIDHSRSNIAQEGSFLDEIQSSFKQHHIQPSPGATNAGHPESEFSIPSSPPMSPPISAPPLPSAVPKAPPPPSNDFTPPQLVTGPPNIAPPPRSVPATRQQESESISGASPAITKAPLRPPSKEQTGNIKQRLFSSGESSARGTINERTNVPNIEVSQLTINGSDSTSGVKLNSGKVVIDDSRFKWANASQIPRPRPYQNRTKLYPSGKGSSVPLDLSLFT
- the SGD1 gene encoding Sgd1p (ancestral locus Anc_4.165) translates to MSNKHGIRLPGSLLDELKAHDYENDERFRPTGKTKGKRRVGPQLSRKERRKRQRLDKKHSKTDRRLEAGGKFASKILSAKRKVEAAPENRNDLPFSSDDELTSGNFDDFDDEDLDGEQLREQENESHADSDEVGLDEKAEGRDQDTPDEEEDAHEMSVEETMAALKALKEKKGKQKETGKLTKSERKKKKEYEKEIDFPLAPSDRAAAEKDEMDMQYYAKKLGLKGKNKRIRAKDEFDAVGGLLEGLDFFEKYGDEDEEYGDLAEDEGSSGDSQGEESDEQPMAGLPSSDDEISSGDFDEFDEDDLDEEEWQQLRELEGENASDGDEGGKPTGKTKKKPNPLVAPIASGTETYVPPSLRKKQLENNQESSVQSEVRKNVKSSLNKLSDSNITIIVGSLNDLFDKYARQLVTEAIVEQVIDIVAQRHKLLDSLIMNYSAVLYSLWKLRGIDIGASFIQLSVESFLGYYESQNRTLEHEKSGNLEEAPLLLSKEPVNLLTLIAYCYNFGLTSSKLIYDLIRLFVDRPNELTTELLLKLISVSGSLIRGDDPAALRDIIAVLLSNVKGIANQPPRMKFLLDTILDLKNNRLKPSMLATSHSSVKKKLQSVVKTNSSANDALLVSIDDIKNVETKGKWWLVGASWKGNMANASEELPEANNGRSQSKSETILLDDDLLDDIPDWSEIARQQRMNTDIRRAIFISIMSAQDFMDAFTKLEKLNLKKKQTLEISRVLLHCLSQDGDSNGYNPYYALLAKRLCENQQTLVKSFGFLFWDIMKKFEDDGLEGDLDEEEDLDEDTKLKRLANQGKFFGFLVAERCLKLDILKHVSLISGLNADGNRFMEMFIFQLLLTSAKKSEIKSKDSRGSRTITFRQDFLLQLLDAIKVDNKALIIKGLRYFMKKSFKYLDYIVGSPGDKSYERDLRRLKWAVPSFRKLIDEKLETIDI